The proteins below are encoded in one region of Longimicrobium sp.:
- a CDS encoding peptidoglycan-binding domain-containing protein, whose product MRNRRTTYLLGAAAALLSMALPASELPAQPRVVLPEGTVIIVRTTSPLESASARTGQTFETVVVDTVSADGFTVIPAGSRIRGVVTFAQPADRQRSGVMEVDFDRLTLPDGSVHTLNGKLTSTDAAERRQIESDPNARVVLVGGRGGVGAAIAGAGSERSPASGILSALGALLSAARDVQVPAGTRLAVQLEQGLALSRRGATRSPDAFTIYTSAERIRAAQQALARQNYYRGPVHGQLDDATQRALFEFQVDRGIIATGNLDGRTAVALGLQAEAGAADGAVLSPEEASLLRRGAQALVGRHRQDLAVSATGRLDARRTYSEGDLELWFALSAFADNASLYEQLVRVSGNAEGSVSAGGALISAARRVDAALQRSRASGQLQSAWASIRAQLTELDPAYR is encoded by the coding sequence ATGAGAAACAGGCGAACGACGTACCTGCTCGGCGCGGCGGCGGCCCTGCTCTCCATGGCGCTTCCCGCGTCGGAGCTGCCCGCGCAGCCGCGGGTGGTGCTGCCGGAGGGCACGGTCATCATCGTGCGGACCACCAGCCCGCTCGAGTCGGCCAGCGCGCGGACCGGGCAGACCTTCGAGACGGTCGTGGTGGACACCGTCAGCGCCGACGGCTTCACGGTGATCCCCGCGGGGAGCCGGATCCGGGGCGTGGTGACCTTCGCGCAGCCCGCGGACCGCCAGCGCTCGGGCGTCATGGAGGTCGACTTCGACCGGCTCACCCTGCCGGACGGCAGCGTGCACACCCTGAACGGGAAGCTGACGAGCACCGACGCCGCCGAGCGGCGCCAGATCGAGTCCGATCCCAACGCCCGCGTGGTGCTGGTCGGCGGGCGCGGCGGGGTGGGAGCGGCGATCGCGGGTGCCGGCTCCGAGCGCAGCCCCGCGTCCGGGATCCTGTCCGCGCTCGGCGCCCTGCTGTCGGCGGCGCGCGACGTCCAGGTTCCCGCCGGCACCCGGCTCGCGGTCCAGCTCGAGCAGGGGCTGGCGCTGAGCCGGCGCGGCGCCACGCGGTCGCCCGACGCGTTCACGATCTACACGTCGGCGGAGAGGATCCGCGCGGCGCAGCAGGCGCTGGCGCGGCAGAACTACTACCGCGGCCCGGTCCACGGGCAGCTCGACGACGCCACCCAGCGCGCGCTGTTCGAGTTCCAGGTCGACCGGGGGATCATCGCCACCGGGAACCTCGACGGCCGCACCGCCGTGGCCCTCGGGCTCCAGGCGGAAGCGGGCGCGGCCGACGGCGCGGTCCTCTCGCCCGAGGAGGCCTCGCTCCTGCGCCGGGGCGCCCAGGCCCTGGTCGGCCGCCACCGCCAGGACCTGGCGGTCTCCGCCACCGGCCGCCTGGACGCGCGCCGCACGTACTCCGAGGGCGACCTTGAGCTCTGGTTCGCGCTGTCGGCGTTCGCCGACAACGCGTCGCTGTACGAGCAGCTGGTCCGCGTCTCCGGCAACGCCGAGGGCTCCGTCTCCGCCGGCGGGGCGCTGATCTCCGCGGCCAGGCGGGTGGACGCCGCGCTGCAGCGCTCGAGAGCGTCGGGCCAGCTCCAGAGCGCGTGGGCGTCGATCCGCGCGCAGCTGACCGAGCTGGACCCCGCCTACCGGTAG
- a CDS encoding sugar transferase: protein MPLRLFAPFVRWLRPAAPPPRPVHEPEDFRTLLRRECARADRTCREFSLVVLAPAEGSAREVVHLLGRRLRETDEIGWMESGAVGALLTDTARPGADLVAREVVDTLEAAGTPPAAHAVFTYPGDWIASPEAVPSLARAVEGGERDSAAAASVLEPLPPCLQPYPAWKRAMDVAGALVAIVVLSPVLLLVALAVRLSSPGPLLFRQERIGYRGRPFTMLKFRSMYVDASSESHERFLQALISGSQGSGFKLKGDPRVTRVGRVIRKWSLDELPQLFNVLKGDMSLVGPRPEPPYAQAGYARWYYRRVLGSKPGITGLWQVRGRSRVSYETMVRMDLRYSQRISPVTDARLLVETVRAVLSAEGAY, encoded by the coding sequence ATGCCACTCAGACTCTTCGCCCCCTTCGTCCGGTGGCTCAGGCCCGCGGCACCGCCCCCGCGCCCGGTGCACGAGCCCGAGGACTTCCGCACCCTGCTCCGGCGCGAGTGCGCCCGGGCCGACCGCACCTGCCGCGAGTTCTCGCTGGTGGTGCTCGCCCCGGCCGAGGGGAGCGCGCGCGAGGTGGTGCACCTGCTCGGCCGGCGGCTGCGCGAGACCGACGAGATCGGCTGGATGGAGAGCGGCGCGGTGGGGGCCCTCCTCACCGACACCGCCCGCCCGGGCGCCGACCTGGTCGCCCGCGAGGTGGTGGACACCCTGGAGGCGGCGGGCACGCCCCCCGCGGCCCACGCCGTCTTCACCTATCCGGGCGACTGGATCGCCTCTCCCGAGGCCGTCCCCTCGCTCGCCCGGGCGGTGGAGGGAGGCGAGCGCGACTCCGCGGCCGCCGCGAGCGTGCTGGAGCCGCTGCCGCCCTGCCTGCAGCCGTACCCGGCGTGGAAGCGGGCGATGGACGTGGCCGGGGCGCTGGTGGCGATCGTGGTCCTGAGCCCCGTGCTCCTGCTGGTGGCGCTGGCGGTGCGGCTCTCCTCGCCGGGGCCGCTCCTCTTCCGGCAGGAGCGCATCGGCTACCGGGGGCGCCCCTTCACCATGCTCAAGTTCCGCTCGATGTACGTGGACGCGAGCTCCGAGTCGCACGAGCGCTTCCTGCAGGCGCTGATCTCGGGGAGCCAGGGGAGCGGCTTCAAGCTCAAGGGCGACCCGCGGGTGACGCGCGTGGGCCGGGTGATCCGCAAGTGGAGCCTGGACGAGCTGCCGCAGCTCTTCAACGTGCTGAAGGGCGACATGAGCCTGGTGGGCCCGCGCCCCGAGCCGCCGTACGCGCAGGCCGGCTACGCGCGCTGGTACTACCGCCGGGTGCTGGGCTCCAAGCCCGGGATCACGGGGCTGTGGCAGGTGCGCGGCAGGAGCCGCGTGAGCTACGAGACCATGGTGCGCATGGACCTGCGCTACTCGCAGCGCATCTCCCCCGTCACCGACGCGCGGCTCCTGGTCGAGACGGTGCGCGCCGTCCTCTCCGCCGAGGGTGCCTACTGA
- a CDS encoding polysaccharide biosynthesis tyrosine autokinase, with the protein MRATNAHSSHGAGSGLGDALGILVRQRWILAACLALGAVAGAALVLATRPVYEASALVRVDESQPRPGTTQQLDLVTLLGNAGGVGTEIEVLRTRTLAAAVADSLALRFEVTAPRRAVRSRLFTQVRVAADAPAGEYRLVRGEDGRFAVEDAATEARLGTVAPGGALRLPGVEAVLAPAAARHARLDLRVVDADAAARALVGSLEVTRPSRDANVVRLAYKSGDPVLARDVPNVLAARFVALRRETHTATARSTARFLREQLDTIAAQLASSEQVLQGFQEGAGVVNLEAEGQSELAQLAQVQVERGGLATEHSALDALLRRVDREAAAARPGDPSPYRQLAAFPALMGNQTTAGLLASLSRVEDERTALLVRRKPEDPEVQALTNRMRQIEGQLRGMADTYRGALAGQISALDARLGESRGRLDRIPAKEMEFARLSRKPQVLAQLHSILQARLKEAEIAEAVEDPSVRVVDPAALPGHPVSPRPKLILGGALFLSLLLALGIGYLREYTDETVHTTGDLELAIGAPVLAMIPRLRSKALRAPAARALPKPLAALPKQAEKGAPAPLVVADPITPEGDAYDWLHTNLLFATAGRELKTVLLTSAIPGEGKTTTAVNLAVSLAQRGERVLLIDADMRRGRVGALLGSHGVPGLADVAAGRVGIEAAREAEVSPGVTLTFLAAGTLADPPTQLLRSSRVRMLLQWAVKNFDRVVIDSPPVHVVADAAVLAQYADGVVLVARSGMTPFGALAAAAEQLQKAGASLLGGVINDVDFDRDARYDSAYRYYGYARTYYGTQS; encoded by the coding sequence CGTCGCGGGCGCGGCGCTGGTGCTGGCCACCCGCCCCGTCTACGAGGCCAGCGCGCTGGTGCGCGTGGACGAGTCGCAGCCGCGGCCCGGCACCACCCAGCAGCTGGACCTGGTGACGCTGCTGGGCAACGCCGGGGGCGTGGGCACCGAGATCGAGGTGCTGCGCACCCGCACCCTGGCGGCGGCCGTGGCCGACTCGCTGGCGCTGCGCTTCGAGGTGACGGCGCCGCGCCGGGCCGTGCGCAGCCGCCTCTTCACGCAGGTGCGCGTGGCGGCGGACGCCCCGGCGGGCGAGTACCGCCTGGTGCGCGGCGAGGACGGCCGCTTCGCGGTGGAGGACGCCGCCACCGAGGCGCGCCTGGGCACGGTCGCCCCCGGCGGGGCGCTCCGGCTCCCGGGAGTGGAGGCCGTGCTGGCCCCCGCCGCCGCCCGGCACGCCCGGCTGGACCTGCGCGTGGTGGACGCGGACGCGGCCGCCCGCGCGCTGGTGGGCTCGCTCGAGGTCACCCGTCCCAGCCGCGACGCCAACGTGGTGCGCCTCGCCTACAAGAGCGGCGACCCCGTGCTGGCGCGCGACGTCCCCAACGTGCTGGCCGCCCGCTTCGTGGCGCTGCGCCGGGAGACGCACACCGCCACGGCGCGCAGCACCGCCCGCTTCCTGCGCGAGCAGCTCGACACCATCGCCGCGCAGCTCGCCAGCTCCGAGCAGGTCCTGCAGGGCTTCCAGGAAGGCGCCGGCGTGGTGAACCTGGAAGCCGAGGGGCAGAGCGAGCTGGCCCAGCTCGCCCAGGTCCAGGTCGAGCGGGGCGGGCTGGCCACCGAGCACAGCGCGCTCGACGCGCTGCTGCGCCGCGTGGACCGCGAGGCCGCGGCAGCGCGCCCGGGCGACCCTTCGCCGTACCGGCAGCTGGCCGCCTTCCCGGCGCTCATGGGGAACCAGACCACCGCCGGGCTGCTCGCCTCGCTCTCGCGGGTGGAGGACGAGCGCACCGCGCTCCTGGTGCGCCGCAAGCCCGAGGACCCCGAGGTGCAGGCGCTCACCAACCGCATGCGCCAGATCGAGGGGCAGCTGCGCGGGATGGCCGACACCTACCGCGGCGCCCTGGCCGGGCAGATCTCGGCGCTCGACGCGCGCCTGGGCGAGAGCCGCGGACGGCTGGACCGCATCCCCGCCAAGGAGATGGAGTTCGCCCGCCTGTCGCGCAAGCCGCAGGTGCTGGCGCAGCTGCACTCCATCCTGCAGGCGCGGCTCAAGGAGGCCGAGATCGCCGAGGCGGTCGAGGACCCCAGCGTGCGCGTGGTGGACCCGGCGGCGCTCCCCGGGCACCCGGTGTCGCCGCGCCCCAAGCTGATCCTGGGCGGCGCCCTCTTCCTCTCGCTCCTGCTGGCGCTCGGCATCGGCTACCTGCGCGAGTACACCGACGAGACCGTGCACACCACGGGCGACCTGGAGCTGGCCATCGGCGCGCCGGTGCTGGCCATGATCCCCCGCCTGCGCAGCAAGGCGCTGCGCGCCCCCGCGGCGCGCGCGCTGCCGAAGCCGCTGGCCGCCCTGCCGAAGCAGGCCGAGAAGGGGGCGCCGGCCCCGCTGGTGGTGGCCGACCCGATCACCCCCGAGGGCGACGCCTACGACTGGCTGCACACCAACCTCCTCTTCGCCACCGCGGGGCGCGAGCTGAAGACGGTGCTGCTCACCAGCGCCATCCCCGGCGAGGGGAAGACCACCACGGCCGTGAACCTGGCCGTGAGCCTGGCGCAGCGCGGCGAGCGGGTGCTGCTGATCGACGCCGACATGCGGCGCGGGCGGGTGGGCGCGCTGCTGGGCTCGCACGGCGTGCCGGGCCTGGCCGACGTGGCGGCCGGGCGGGTGGGGATCGAGGCGGCGCGCGAGGCCGAGGTGAGCCCGGGCGTCACGCTGACCTTCCTGGCCGCGGGGACGCTGGCCGACCCCCCCACGCAGCTGCTCCGCTCCTCGCGCGTGCGCATGCTGCTGCAGTGGGCGGTGAAGAACTTCGACCGGGTGGTGATCGACTCGCCCCCCGTGCACGTGGTGGCCGACGCCGCCGTGCTGGCGCAGTACGCCGACGGCGTGGTGCTGGTGGCCCGCAGCGGGATGACGCCGTTCGGGGCGCTGGCCGCCGCGGCCGAGCAGCTGCAGAAGGCCGGGGCGTCGCTCCTGGGCGGGGTGATCAACGACGTCGACTTCGACCGCGACGCGCGCTACGACAGCGCGTACCGCTACTACGGGTACGCCCGCACCTATTACGGCACGCAGTCCTGA